The following proteins come from a genomic window of Populus alba chromosome 12, ASM523922v2, whole genome shotgun sequence:
- the LOC118060659 gene encoding uncharacterized protein has protein sequence MSNDSNKYQVSEGVNPSPPTSCPPKPEVWSPDQRQYPSVEEKACWLPVPMQGYYEAGPYVAPPPVSDPMKFGPQHHQQPPPPPPPERTSQRDDEFCTGWCCCL, from the exons ATGAGTAACGACAGCAACAAGTATCAAGTTTCAGAAG GAGTAAATCCTTCACCACCTACTTCATGTCCACCAAAGCCGGAGGTGTGGTCTCCTGATCAACGACAATATCCGTCTGTTGAAGAAAAAGCGTGTTGGCTTCCAGTACCAATGCAAGGGTACTATGAAGCCGGTCCTTATGTGGCACCACCTCCAGTTAGTGACCCTATGAAATTCGGTCCTCAACACCACCAACagccacctcctcctcctcctccagaaAGAACTAGTCAGAGGGATGATGAATTTTGCACAGGATG GTGCTGCTGCCTCTAG
- the LOC118060694 gene encoding uncharacterized protein produces MACIQHSRNALRRIIAKETNLKSSDGAIHPLLYACQGVRYKKLEVILTTSIEKLGKAGQTVKVAPGHFRNHLMPKLLAVPNIEKFAHLIREQRKIYQPQEEEEVKVVKETMEDKMKEYETAAKRLVKAQLAFRVGINTAKFRARESKDDPIEILSPVTKDDILKEVTRQFNVQMEPDNVHLPSPLIALGEFEVPLRFPKSIPMPEGKVKWTLKVKIRGK; encoded by the exons ATGGCTTGTATTCAGCACAGCAGAAATGCTCTACGGCGAATTATTGCTAAAGAAACCAACTTGAAGAGCTCTGATGGTGCTATACATCCATTGTTATATGCTTGTCAAGGGGTTAGATATAAGAAGTTAGAAGTTATTCTTACAACA AGCATAGAGAAGCTTGGGAAAGCTGGTCAGACAGTTAAGGTTGCGCCAGGGCATTTTCGCAACCATCTGATGCCCAAATTACTTGCTGTCCCTAATATCGAAAAGTTTGCACATCTTATCAGGGAGCAACGCAAG ATTTACCAACCTCAGGAAGAAGAGGAGGTGAAAGTAGTTAAAGAGACAATGGAAGATAAGATGAAAGAATACGAAACAGCAGCAAAACGCTTAGTAAAAGCCCAACTG GCTTTTAGGGTAGGGATCAATACTGCAAAATTCCGTGCCCGTGAATCAAAAGATGACCCGATAGAAATTCTTTCACCAGTGACAAAggatgatattttaaaagag GTGACAAGACAATTCAATGTGCAAATGGAACCTGACAACGTGCATCTTCCATCACCTTTGATTGCTCTTGGAGAGTTTGAGGTGCCACTACGCTTCCCAAAGTCTATTCCGATGCCAGAGGGAAAGGTTAAATGGACACTTAAGGTCAAGATTCGAGGTAAATAA